From the genome of Bombus fervidus isolate BK054 chromosome 19, iyBomFerv1, whole genome shotgun sequence, one region includes:
- the Dnapol-zeta gene encoding DNA polymerase zeta catalytic subunit isoform X1 — MFSINLVTLDSYQSIPLLGVDVTFSDFRGNEIRQVPVIRIFGSTPSGTKTCLHIHGVFPYMYIPCTINNNVNSYMYKLAAAIDSAINVSLGSAISNTQHVYKIQQVSGIPLYGYHEKEHLFLKIYFYNPAMIKRAADLLQNGVILGQSLQPHEAHIPFILQFMIDYNLYGMSLINLKDVKFRQCIHTKLEENSENESPLNLFDSQKYLPAFIVKQSTCKLEVDAQACEILNRQEIQNDLDLNPGIAAIWNEEKHRREAKNLENVESQFLYSNTSNRIYDLTENDIYQKERLRKKLQSISQISEDITSKTSKIHNYPLEVDNENNSFSASYVPNHFKSLMLNKETKDETFLNNSLLEFDNFEIKENLPQDKTIENTILDSEDMYLVEILADLREENEEEKIIDNDSMLGSQFSMLNNEIKVDNEDDEIEDLNITSLDLSLSSWNSVITEIESKMTEDNKQTNDITEHNAESTSSRDVPQYDGPSDLVLKNKKQLIWQLTRNKIKEGKKACTKLDKFALHFNSNIILNELKFINIPINLNLLQNQLMTPQGTIFDIKLSKYFTFYQKQSREFESKRRKTSQTTEKKLSYYKDINIYKLDHKDLDVYDIDEIEYTLHKCKNLKNSVDFENNPNESYIMNSVLNKLNIPALDGNADNSSSDSEVDQDTTINKEEKRICIYKSNTKFKSDKSVVNISLIKRRLELEDSNLQSPHKRRNTIGNYLPNEPYHTPTKAKLIHGPCSVSKKYSSLDIKIMSPKRDKNIRNNESCSSGFNCNTLKRNNQHLFRDKIDNLALEENQAFFSHDETSNISKTGSIILKCKDSSSNVHEELINFEKEDNVLKTNFETQIIPKNNKQVCKKLSFMNINNEEISSVKDNIYFENLSLTKEIIDNIHKSNDSISISIANSNCHGNSIKLHTRENEKVNYEYNLPSTSRDNVNLYLDNTSDQMSLIHKNIDEDEDEEDVCNMTYTQYLNGKLESESNSPNIMALKDISGIETKFITITSKFNSPSRERIINSMKMYMLESKFYSLFFSNKVDLIKFKQRKNLSNNGIYKVIPFKCSLDRVTGIKLWRRVRINEFYPSGSSIKSCNIKRVLAGYNALIIHPLIQPPTSKNVKTWLQAKKHLLKKNNNHEVKDNIDIPRDIKESNILNKILTNNRYMKSQCSDSSEHSSKSNNSFNSSLQKMLENPLLYKNNDTPQYLGISYGQIEYTLKDHSNNIENENRQNAKGLTVHQYLTILAVEIHVITRDKFLPDPNHDPIGAIFYAIHNDVPLSSKTEQIEHGAILVSPLTQNTKVKNIHSANTCTTSYVSTEEDLLNSLIILVRHCDPDILIGWEIESLSWGYIFHRASHIGLKDFMWQISRIPTAPPISKGQASDKDNFSDAKISGRIILDVWRIMRHEIALLNYTFENVMYHVMRERVSCPTFQILTNWWNHNSVTIRWRVITHYVIRIVGTLRILIHLDIIGRTCEHARLFGIQFYEVFSRGSQFRVESMMLRLAKPLNYISVSPSIQQRAQMRAPESLPLIMEPQSTLYTDPLIVLDFQSLYPSIIIAYNYCFSTCLGRVEHIGHYEPYEFGATTLKIKKDTAKKLFGKINFAPCGVAFVKPEIRTGILPRMLTEILNTRLMVKKSMKLHGNENHALQRILHSQQLGLKLIANVTYGYTAANFSGRMPCIEIGDSVVSKGRETLERAIKIVESTPKWGAEVVYGDTDSLFILLRGKSREEAFAIGAEIADTVTAANPPPVKLKFEKVLQPSILQTKKRYCGYMYESPEQKEPEYLAKGIETVRRDGCPAVTKILEKTLKILFDTKDLSLVKQYVTRQFDKILRKRISIEDLTFAKEFRGLNGYKISACVPALELTRRLMRKDPRAIPRTGERVRYIIVAGAPNQPLIQCVRTPTEVILDGSLSPNSIYYITKVIIPPLNRCLNLVSVDANTWYTEMIHRQTPDKIVNLCANNQKLTIRQFFNTVVCAVCENQTQKDICMNCMAKPSQTITILHEKLRWLERTHHELTMICQSCTGYLDDPKCESLDCPVLYRLMQARRDLVQIPYLNNIISNM, encoded by the exons ATGTTCTCAATTAATTTGGTAACTTTAGATAGTTATCAGTCAATTCCACTATTAGGAGTAGATGTAACATTTTCAGACTTTCGAGGAAATGAAATTAGACAAGTCCCGGTTATCAGGATATTTGGATCTACTCCTTCTG GAACAAAAACATGTTTACATATACATGGAGTATTcccatatatgtacataccatgtacaataaataataatgttaatagTTATATGTACAAATTGGCAGCAGCAATAGATTCTGCAATAAATGTATCTTTGGGATCTGCAATATCTAATACTCAGcatgtttataaaattcaacaaGTTTCTGGAAt TCCCCTTTACGGATATCATGAAAAGGAacatttgtttttaaaaatttacttttacaatCCAGCTATGATCAAACGAGCAGCTGATTTATTACAA aaTGGAGTAATTCTTGGTCAAAGTTTACAACCACATGAAGCACATATACcttttattttgcaatttatgATTGATTATAATCTATATGGTATGAGTTTAATAAACTTAAAAGATGTTAAATTTAGGCAATGCATACAtacaaaattagaagaaaattcagaaaatGAGAGtccattaaatttatttgattcaCAAAAATACCTCCCAGCATTTATTGTTAAACAAAGCACCTGCAAATTAGAAGTAGATGCACAAGCATGTGAAATACTCAATAGACAAGAAATTCAAAATGATTTGGATCTAAATCCTGGTATTGCAGCCATTTGGAATGAAGAAAAACATAGAAGAGAAGCAAAAAATTTAGAGAATGTTGAATCACAATTTTTGTATTCTAATACTAGTAACAGAATTTATGATTTAACAGAGAATGATATTTATCAGAAAGAAAGATTAAGGAAAAAATTGCAGTCTATATCACAG ATCAGTGAAGATATAACTTCAAAAACATCAAAAATACACAATTATCCTTTAGAAGTGGATAATGAAAATAACTCATTTAGTGCTTCATATGTTCCaaatcattttaaatcattaatgctaaataaagaaactaaagatgaaacatttttaaataatagtttattagaatttgataactttgagataaaagaaaatttacctCAAGAtaaaacaatagaaaataCTATTT tGGACTCTGAAGATATGTATTTGGTTGAAATATTGGCTGATttaagagaagaaaatgaagaagagaaaattatagataatGATAGCATGTTAGGTTCTCAATTTTCTATGttgaataatgaaattaaagtgGATAATGAAGATGATGAAATTGAAGATTTGAACATTACAAGTTTGGATTTGAGCCTTAGTTCGTGGAACTCAGTTATCACTGAAATTGAAAGTAAGATGACAGAAgataacaaacaaacaaatgaTATAACTGAACATAATGCTGAAAGTACTTCTTCAAGAGATGTTCCTCAATATGATGGCCCAAGTGAtttagttttaaaaaataaaaagcaattaATATGGCAGCTtactagaaataaaataaaggagGGAAAGAAAGCATGTACAAAATTGGATAAATTTGCACTACATTTcaatagtaatataatattaaatgaattaaaatttataaatattccaataaatCTTAATCTTTTACAAAATCAGTTAATGACTCCACAAGGAactatatttgatattaaattatctaaatattttacattttatcagAAACAATCTCGAGAATTTGAAAGTAAACGTAGAAAAACGTCACAAACTACTGAAAAAAAGTTGTCatattataaagatataaatatttataaattagatCACAAAGATTTAGATGTTTATGATATAGATGAGATCGAATATACATTACACaagtgtaaaaatttaaaaaattcagtaGATTTTGAAAACAATCCTAATGAATCATATATCATGAATagtgttttaaataaattaaacatacCTGCACTTGATGGTAATGCTGATAATAGTTCCAGTGATTCTGAGGTAGATCAGGATACTACCATTAACAAGGAAGAAAAGCgcatttgtatttataagtcaaatacaaaatttaaaagtgaCAAGAGTGTTGTTAATATTTCACTGATAAAACGAAGGCTTGAATTGGAAGATTCTAATTTGCAATCTCCTCATAAGCGACGTAATACCATTGGAAATTATTTACCAAATGAACCATATCATACTCCAACTAAAGCAAAATTGATACATGGCCCATGTTCTGTctcaaaaaaatattcttcgcttgatataaaaataatgtctccaaaaagagataaaaatattagaaataatgaATCTTGTAGTTCAGGATTTAATTGTAATACTTTGAAACGAAATAATCAACATTTATTTCGTgataaaatagataatttaGCTTTAGAGGAAAATCAAG CATTCTTTTCACATGATGAAACTTCAAATATTAGCAAAACAGGCTCAATTATTCTTAAATGCAAAGACAG TAGTTCAAATGTACATGaagagttaattaattttgaaaaagaagataatgtattaaaaacaaattttgaaacaCAAATTATTCCTAAAAATAACAAACAggtttgtaaaaaattaagttttatgaatattaataatgaagAAATTAGTTCTGTAAaggataatatatatttcgaaaACTTATCTCTAACAAAAGAAATCAtagataatatacataaaagcaATGATTCCATTAGCATTTCCATAGCGAATTCTAACTGTCatggaaattctataaaaCTACACACAAGAGAGAATGAAAAAGtcaattatgaatataatttaccAAGTACATCCAGAGATAACGTCAATTTGTACTTAGACAATACTTCAGACCAAATGTcattaatacataaaaatatagatgaagatgaagatgaagaagacGTTTGTAATATGACATATACACAATACCTTAATGGAAAATTAGAATCAGAATCAAATAGCCCAAATATCATGGCACTAAAAGATATAAGTGGTATAGAAACTAAGTTTATTACTATtacaagtaaatttaattcacCAAGCAGAGAAAGAATCATAAATTCTATGAAGATGTATATGTTAGAATCAAAATTctattcattatttttcagCAACAAAGttgatttgataaaatttaagcaaagaaaaaatttaagtAATAATGGTATTTACAAAGTAATTCCATTTAAATGTAGTTTAGATAGAGTTACAGGTATTAAACTCTGGCGTCGAGTgcgaataaatgaattttatccTTCTGGATCAAGTATAAAGTCTTGCAATATAAAGAGAGTTCTTGCAGGATATAATGCATTAATAATTCATCCTCTTATTCAGCCACCAACAtcgaaaaatgttaaaacttGGTTACAAGCTAAAAAGCATTTATTAAAGAAGAACAATAATCATGAAGTAAAagataatattgatattccAAGAGATATAAAAGAAAGCAATATTCTGAACAAAATACTTACTAATAATCGATATATGAAATCACAGTGTTCTGACAGTTCAGAGCATTCAAGCAAATCTAATAATAGTTTTAATTCTTCTTTACAAAAAATGCTTGAAAATCCATTACTATACAAGAATAATGATACACCACAATATCTAGGTATTTCATATGGACAAATTGAATATACTCTAAAAGACCAtagtaataatattgaaaatgaaaatcgtcAAAATGCCAAAGGCCTAACTGTG CATCAATATCTGACAATATTAGCAGTAGAaatacacgttattacacGTGATAAATTTCTCCCTGATCCAAACCATGATCCAATTGGAGCAATATTCTATGCTATTCATAATGATGTTCCATTATCTTCAAAAACTGAACAAATAGAGCATG GTGCTATTCTTGTAAGTCCATTGACCCaaaatacaaaagtaaaaaatatacattcagCTAATACATGTACTACATCATATGTATCAACTGAAGAGGATTTACTAAATAGTCTTATAATATTAGTTAGACACTGTGATCCAGATATTTTAATTGGTTGGGAGATTGAGTCTCTTTCATGGGGATATATCTTTCATAGAGCTTCTCATATTGGTCTAAAAGATTTTATGTGGCAAATTTCAAGAATTCCAACTGCTCCTCCAATATCTAAAGGACAAGCATCTGATAAAGATAATTTCAGTGATGCAAAAATCTCAGGTCGAATTATCCTTGATGTTTGGAGAATAATGAGACATGAAATagcattattaaattatacatttgagaacgttatgtatcatgtAATGCGTGAAAGAGTGTCATGTCCTACTTTTCAGATTTTAACTAATTGGTGGAATCATAACAGTGTAACAATACGATGGAGAGTTATTACTCATTATGTCATACGAATTGTGGGTACATTACGAATATTAATCCATCTTGATATTATTG GTCGAACTTGTGAACATGCACGACTTTTCggaatacaattttatgaagTTTTTTCAAGAGGTTCTCAGTTTCGAGTTGAATCAATGATGTTGAGGCTTGCAAAACctttgaattatatttcagTTTCACCCTCTATACAACAAAGAGCCCAAATGCGCGCACCTGAATCTCTACCACTTATTATGGAACCACAGTCCACATTATACACTGATCCATTGATTGTCCTGGATTTTCAAAGTTTATATCCAAGCATTATTATTGCTTATAACTATTGCTTCTCTACATGTTTAGGTCGTGTAGAGCACATTGGCCA tTATGAACCATATGAGTTTGGTGCAActacattaaaaataaaaaaagatactgCTAAGAAActatttggaaaaataaattttgcacCCTGTGGTGTAGCTTTTGTAAAACCAGAAATAAGAACGGGAATATTACCGCGTATGCttacagaaattttaaatactcgATTAATGGTAAAAAAATCTATGAAACTTCATGGGAATGAAAATCACGCATTACAACGTATTCTTCATTCACAACAATTAGGGCTTAAGTTAATTGCAAATGTTACTTATGGTTATACAGCTGCTAATTTTAGTGGCAGAATGCCTTGTATTGAA ataGGGGACAGCGTTGTTAGTAAAGGAAGGGAAACATTAGAACGAGCAATTAAAATAGTAGAATCTACACCTAAATGGGGAGCTGAAGTTGTTTATGGTGATACAGattcattatttattcttttacgtGGAAAATCAAGAGAAGAAGCATTTGCAATAGGAGCTGAAATTGCTGATACTGTTACTGCAGCTAATCCTCCTCCTGTAAAACTTAAATTTGAGAAAGTTTTGCAACCATCAATATTACAA ACTAAAAAAAGATACTGTGGTTATATGTATGAGTCTCCAGAACAGAAAGAACCTGAATATTTAGCAAAAGGTATTGAAACTGTTCGTAGAGATGGTTGTCCAGCTGTAACTAAG atacttgaaaaaacattgaaaatccTATTTGATACAAAGGATCTCTCTTTAGTAAAACAATATGTTACTAgacaatttgataaaattttacgtAAAAGAATATCAATTGAAGATTTAACATTTGCAAAGGAATTTCGTGGCTTGAATGGTTACAAAATCAGTGCTTGTGTACCTGCATTGGAGTTAACACGAAGATTGATGCGCAAAGATCCACGGGCGATACCTCGTACTGGCGAAAGAGTACGATATATTATAGTGGCTGGAGCCCCAAATCAGCCACTAATTCAGTGTGTACGAACTCCAACAGAAGTAATTTTAGATGGAAGTTTAAGTCCAAATTCGATATACTACATAACAAAAGTTATTATACCACCACTTAATCGGTGTTTAAATTTAGTCAGCGTTGATGCTAATACATG GTATACAGAAATGATCCATCGCCAAACACCTGATAAAATAGTTAATTTATGTGCGAACAATCAGAAGCTAACTAttcgacaattttttaatactgtTGTATGTGCTGTCTGTGAAAATCAAACGcaaaaagatatttgtatGAATTGCATGGCAAAGCCAAGTCAAACAATTACTATTCTACATGAAAAGTTAAGATGGTTAGAACGTACTCATCATGAACTTACTATg aTATGTCAATCTTGTACTGGCTACTTAGATGACCCGAAATGTGAATCTTTAGATTGCCCGGTTTTATATCGATTGATGCAAGCTCGAAGAGATCTCGTTCAAATAccttatttaaataatattattagtaataTGTAA